GAAACACGGCAGTGGATGTATTATGGTGAATGATTTCTTTGATATTTTACAGCAAAAGTCTTACAACTAATATCTCACATAAAGGAAAGGCTAAAACAAGAAATCTGGAGTAGTTTCAGAAGCCAGTCTGAGCCGAACCACTAGGATCTCTGatccctcatcatcatcatcatcatcatcgtcattcCTCAACAGCTGGTAGAACCACATGGACCAGGGATCACTTTGGGAAACCTTTGGCAGGAGTTACATTCACAAATGTCACTGATGTCCTCCCTGTCCAGAGGCAGCGCCGACTTCTCTGGGCTCCATCTTGGTTGGACCATCAAACAGTGTAAACCTGGATCAGACTGATCAGGTCCTCAGCTATTTGTTCAAAGAAATTAACCCTGTGTACTTTAGACCCAGAAGGAAAAAATACTCCTTTATAAaggaaatatttgtattttattccaTTTGATTATTTCTGGAGCTTACTAACCAGTTTGTGCTGCTGTTCTTGTACAGATGTGGGTGTTTTCATGGTGCAGGGTCTCTGACTGATGTTTATACTGCTACATTCCTGTCTTCAGGATGTTTACTGGATGATGGTGTTGCATATTTATTTCCCTGTCACATTTCCATTGTGACAGTCTGAAGTAAACATCGATAGTTGGTgtctgcagaggtcagaggtgaacTGTTGGTTCTTCTACTATCTGTATCAAACACAATCTGCATTTTGTTCAGATAAATCTAGTTGTTTAGACATTCCATGTGTCTATAGCCAGTTTATAATTCAGGAATCAGCTTCACCTGCCACCTGGTTCATACAGtgtctaatcttttttttttttctttgtaagtgGTGGGTCCATGAGGAAGTGGCTTCCTGCAGCTTTTGGGGGCTTTGTCTGATAGAGCCCTAGGAACCAAGCCTCAACCATCAGGCCCACTGAGACCTGGCTTCAAAAGGATGCCCTGGTTTCCCTAATCCAGGTGAAGGAAGGAAGCTCAGAGCTCCCTCTCCCAgaccttttccagttcctcatAGATAAACAGAAGGTGTTCTCAGGCCAGAAAGGCTATAAGATCACCCTACAGAGTCCTGGGCTGCTCCTGACCTTATCTTCAAGGCTGATCTTGGCAACCCTaaggaggaaactcatttcagctgcttggatccagaaacaactttttttggtCATGTGCCAAATCTCATGACCAAAGGTGACAGTTGGCAGGTTGACACACCAGTAAAttaagagctttgccttttagcTAGGCTCCTTCCCCACAACGGCCTGGAACCCTCATTACTGAAGAGGATTCAACAGGAAACAGGTCACCTTGCCACAAAACAGGTGgacagatgaacagatggatgattGTTCAGTTTATCACACTGACAAACCTCAGTAAAGACGTTCACTGGAACccgtctgacctttgaccttagaTCAGTCCTGACTGGGTTTACCTTCTGGTCAGTGAGGTCATGTACCGACACCAGAACAATAACTTTCATCTGTTTCCAGGTCCTCTCTTCGGCTTTCTGAATGTGACCCAGAACGTGACGCCATCAAGAGCCGGTTCTGCTCGCAGACGGCGTTATGCTGAAATGTTCCACATTGAGGTATCGGTTCTGTTCAGCCCTGATGTTAATGAACAGCAGAAGTAACAGATCACTGAACTTTGCTCTgatctcttttctttctccaggTCCTCCTGGCCGTGGATTATTCCCTTCTTCTGTTCCACGGACGAGACCACATTCAGAAATATCTCCTAACGCTGATGAACATAGTAGGTGAAAACGTAAACTGATTAACAATTTACCAACAAATGTGGGCTGGATTGTTTTAGGGCTTTGAAGAGTTTTAACTGCTGCTGGATAATGAACTGTGACATCATTGGATCCTCAGACCTGAAAGTTTCCATGTGCTCCAGGACCCGTGAACTAATGAAATCTGTTCACAGAAACAAGACTCAGATACGCCTGATTCAGGTTCTAGTCCACCTGATCTTCCAGGTTCAGCTCCAGATCAGTCAGAACCAGTTTACACCCTGGTCCTTTTTGTGTTATGCAGAAATCctgaagtttttaaaacttatgtTTGTGGGGGCTAGTTGAAGGAACTGAACCCAGGAAGCTTAGAGACCCCAGCACCACATTCAGGCTATTCTGTGAGGATTCATCTCAacctctgtttgtctttatcAGGTTAATGAGATTTACCAGGATTATTCTCTGGGGGCCAACATCAATGTGGTCCTGGTCAAAATCATCATGCTGTCTGCAACAAAGGTACTGAACTCACAGTCTCCATGTTACAGTGTCTGCTTGGGGCTCTTGGTGGTTGTGCCATGTTGATTACTGCAGATAACAAGTTGTTGGTTTCAACTAAGAATCTCTAAGATATTAGATCTACATCCTACCTTGAGATTACAGAGTTGATAACCACTTACTTTTGTGTACAGACCTAAAAAACCTGTCATACATAAGTTTTTACAATTACAAAATCAAGTGGATAAAATACAAggaatatttatattaaaacccTGTTTATCTCTCTTATTAGTCCCAGGAGCTGATCTCTGTTAGAAATCCTCATAAGAGTTTGGAGAACGTTTGTGGATGGTCATATCTCCAGCAGATTGAGCAAAGTGACTCTGAGCAGCATGATCATACCATCTACCTGACCAGGCAGGAGTTTGGCCCCTTCGGCATGCAGGGTACTATTCAATATATATATGATTAATACTGATAATACAACCAGTCAACACAACCTGACTAGGCAGGAGTTTGGCCCTTTATAAACTAATGTCCATTAACCAGTGACCTTGGggtttctctctgcaggttATGCTCCAGTTACAGGAATGTGCCAGCTGCATCGGAGTTGTGTCCTCGTTCTAGAAGATGgcttttcttcagcttttgTAGCTGCACATGAAACAGGACATGTGTGAGACgcaaaaacaaatcatagaAAATACATGAAATGTTACAAGCATATTTATTTCACATACtttggaaattaaaaactaGTCATGATGATAGATGGAATAAGAACACTCAGGTGTTTTTACTTAAGAATATTAAAGATTCACAGTTTTGGGCTGTAAATCTTTAATATTCTTGGGATCATTATTGGCTGTCCCCAGGTTAGGGATGGAGCATGATGGTGAGGCCAATGATTGTGCCGATGATGTGCCATTGGGCAGCATCATGTCTCCAAGGGTCCAAGCCAACTTCTATCGATACCACTGGTCGAGGTGCAGCTGGAGGGAACTGCACAGATACCTGAAGTGAGTACCACAAACCATACCGCTGGGCTGAGAGTTCATTATGGTAGACAGAGAGACCCCTACTGGAGATCATggttgggttttttcttttgcagcacTTACGACTGTCTCCGTGATGACCCCTTTGATCACAGTTGGCCAGATCAGCCTCAGTTACCTGGTTTTCACTACTCCATGGACCAACAGTGCCGCTTCGACTTTGGATCGGGATACAGTCTGTGTGCTGCTGTAAGTCTGTCAGTCCATCTGAAGAATCTTTCCATCTGTCTGTTCAtgcatctatccatccatctaaaGCATTAGAAATAAACAATGCATTATTGATTGGACTTCATACCCTGAGGCCTTCAAACCAGACCCCTTCCTCCCCTTGGCTGTACAGAGAAATTCTGTGAGTAAAAGTCATCAACAGGATTGGTAACATCAGACAGTCTTGGTCTGACTTATTGCCAGCATTGCAGAACAGACTCTCCATAGTAACAAACCCCAAATCCGATAATCACGGAGCACCTTCCACAGGGTATGCTGGAGAGCGTGGTTGAATGCCTTCTCCAACTCCAAAAAACACATATAGACTGGTTGGTCAAACTCCTATGCCTCCTCGAGGACCCTAGGTATCCAAACAggtatttttctgttctttgtaGGTGAAATCTTTCAAAAGGGTGGCCAGATAAGAGCCTGTGTTAcccaccaaaaccaaaagccagaCCAGAGTTTTAGGGCATTTGTTATGTTGCTATCGTCtaggttatttaaaaaatacagcagtatGGGAGCTGGCAAACTACCTTGATACGTAGgtctagtttcatttttttaattacagttgATAATACTTGAAACCTGTTccttcttttatatatatatatatatatatatatataccttgTACCTATtggcttagttaaatccaggtggcaacttttattttggccaggcagtgtatctGTCTTTAAGTCCTCTGTTACAGTTAGACCTGAGGCCTGTCCTGCTGGTCTAACTGTGACAGAGGACTTAAAGGTCTTAGGAATGTGATGAACCATCAGATGGTTGAAACAAGTCAATAATCATAAacctgattgtttttgtgtctccCTGCAGTACACGGCCCCTGATCCCTGCAAACAGCTGTGGTGCAGTGACTACAACAACCCATTTTTCTGTAGGACCAAGAAGGGCCCTCCTCTCGATGGGACCAAGTGTGGACCAGGGAAGGTGGGATATAAAAGTCTGGCCCAAGGGGGATTAGGGTTAGGATCCGGGAAAACTGATGAATAAAGGGTTCAGTTTTGTCCTCCATCTCCATGGTAACGGTCTCTGGTTGCAGCACTGCTTTAAAGGTTCCTGCATTAAGCTGACTCCCAGCCTCCTGAAGCAGCACGGCAGCTGGGGGACATGGAGTCCATTTGGCACCTGCTCCAGGACCTGTGGGGGCGGGGTCAGGTTTCGGACCAGACAGTGTGATAACCCACCGTGAGTCAGTCATCAATGATCTCACACTTCAGATGCACCAATCAGATGGACTAACCTATCATTGTCTTCAGTCCAGCCAATGGAGGACGCACCTGTTTCGGGAACAGCTATGAGTTCCAGCTGTGCAGCCAAGAGTCCTGCCCCCCCCTGACAGACTTCAGGTCAGTAGACCTAAAGTTCTTGTCTCTGTCTTCTGACTGATTTCAGGTCAGTTAATCTgatgtttgtgcttttcaggGAGGATCAGTGTAAAGACTGGAATCcattttttgaacatgaagGAATGAGACATCACTGGCTGCCTTACCAGCATCCTGACCGTAaatccccctccccccacccacacacacagacacacacacaccctgacacACGCACACGGACACACGTGTGTCTTTGGTGCTTCGTGAGGACCTTTAGTGACATAATGCTTTCTGTTTGCAGGAATGTCCTCACTCCTGAGGAAAATGTTCTCACAAAGATACAGGAACACAGAGGAGAAAACAGTGTTGAAGTCATTAAagttccaaagacaaaaatgttttagtttgtgttcaatttctgtttatgttagctgccatggtgtgtgtgtgtgtgtgtgtgtgtgtgtgtgtgtgtgtgtgtgtgtcttttgaCATGTTAAAGTCATCAAGCAGGAATCTGTTGTTGGAAGGAAACTTGCTGCCTCTCCTTGTTTTAACATCTTATTTTCTTAGAATATTATCCTTCTGTTCCACCTTAAATATCCCGCCTTAAGTCTCTCTGAGTGTGACCTGTGTATGTGTTTGCAGCTGACCAGCGGTGTCGTCTGTACTGTCGGTCCAAAGAGACAGGGGCGGTGGTGTCCATGAACAGAATGGTGCATGATGGGACGCCGTGTTCTTACGACGACGCCTACAGCGTGTGCGTCCGAGGAGAGTGTGAGGTCTTTATTTATTGTGCTTTGGTTTCCAACTGTGACTCATTTACTGAACGTGGGATTTTATTTCAGGttgacattttacaaaaagaaaacaaaagtccaaTTGGTTGTTCTTgtgaatccaaaaaaaaaaaggttaaaaaacagaaacaactggacttttattctgaaggcgtttctcttctcatccgaggagctttctgttcaaacagacgatggagttcaagcttttaaagttgagatgttctgtaagctggattcacctgcagattaactcactctcctcacaatagaggctcattagggtctttgttagcctgactcactgatgggccactcggGTCACATGAATGTGAGCAAACGGCTGCAGAAGACATTCCAGGAAAGTTGTTGTGTAACTGCTGACTCATCGTTCAGACAAATGTCCTTAATCCCTTCACTCACTCTTCTTCTGtctatttatgttttcattggtgtccttgtgattttgtttgtcttcttatgcttccatttgtctctttgtgcttcctttttcgtttttttctttaattccttttcttaagatttttcttctttatttcttttatttttttcttattattaaaggatcagaattcagtgaaatattattatttttattatgttattgAATTTTACAAGACAGTAAATTTAGGTTCTTATCCTGGCCTCCTGTCTCACCTGGCCTCCTGTCTCACCTGGCCTCCTGTCCCACCTGGTCTCCTGTCTCACCTGGTCCCCTGTCTCACCTGGTCCCCTGTCTCACCTGGCCCCCTGTCTCACCTGGTCCCCTGTCTCACCTGGTCCCCTGTCTCACCTGGCGTCCTGTCTCACCTGGCCTCCTGTCTCACCTGGTCCCCTGTCTCACCTGGTCCCCTGTCTCACCTGGTCCCCTGTCTCCTGTAGCATGTGGGATGTGATGGTCAGATTGCTTCGGACCAGCAGGAGGACCAGTGTGGAGTCTGTGGAGGAGACACGTCCACCTGTAGGATCGTTAAAGGAAACTTTACCCGCAGCACCAGGAAAGAAGGTGAGCAGAACCAAACCAAACTGATTTGTGTCCACActgatcagccataacattatgaccatgTTGACATGTCTGTAGGCGGGGCCTAGCAGGTGAACTTTCTGTTCAGCTTAAGGATCTGAGCAACTTTCACCAGAACCAAACTGTGAAGATTATACACCTGGGTCAGAACATTTTCACACCTGCAGCTCTGAAAGTGCTCCACGGAGAACCAGAGAACCTTCGTCAGTAGGATGGTGCTCCTACCACGTTGGAGAAACGTGTCAAGAGAAGACGCTTCAATGCTTTAGTTTGAAATGTTGTCTCCAAATTCTCCAGATCTCAGTCCAATCCAGCATCTGTGGGAGGTTCTAGACAAACAAGTCCAATCCATGGAGGCTCCACAAAACAACTTCAAGGActtaaaacatcttttcaaGCCAGATACATACCACACCAGACCTTCAGAGGTCTGGTGGAGTCATAATATTATGGCTGATTTTCAATTAGTTGTTTATCTGTACATGATTGGTTGTTTTACTCACTGATAATTGATTCCATGCCTCAGGTTACCTGAAGATCTTGGACATCCCCAAAGGAGCCCGACACCTTCTTATCCAGGAGTTCAAAGGGACTCCTCACATCCTGGGTAAGAGGACAGAAGAACCTGAAGACCAAGTGTTGCTTCTGGACTTCTAAAGAAACTGACCTTGTGTTTCATGTTGAAGCTGTTAAGAACCAGGAGACGGGTCACCTCTTCCTCAATGATGAAGATGAGCTTCCTGATTCCAGAGAGCTGATTGAAAAGGGTGTGGTCTGGGAGTACAACCGGACTGGTGAGCAGGAGTCCATCCAGACCACCGGGCCACTGAAGTATGATGTCCTGCTTATGGTCAGTCACCAACAGAAAAAACAGCCCGATCTTTGTCCCTGATGAGGAGgtcaaccaaaacaaacatcaacCTGTTTTCTGTTCCTTAGGTCCGTTCCCACAGTGAGTCCAAGGTGACAGTCTCTTACAAGTACATTATCCAGGATGATCTCTGGTCCTCACTGGAATCCAACCTGGTTCAGGAGGATGCAGTTTTGTATGATTGGGCCCTGAAGAAGTGGTCACACTGTTCCAAACCCTGCGGAGGAGGTACGTACAGTCCCACAATCTGGTTGTTGGTTACCAGGGTGCAAATGGTTCTGGACTTGATGGTGGTCTCTGTTTCTGGGAGCATTTGTAGTCCAAATAGTGGTTTATCTAACTTGATGGTTCTTTGTACCTTGGTTGTTGGTTGCCAGGGTGCAAACTGTTCTGGACttgatggtgtttttttgttccaagGGACTCAGTACACCAGGTTTGGCTGTAGGAGGAAGGCTGATGGGGAATTGATGGAAAGGACGTACTGCTCCAACATAAACAAACCGAGACCTATCAGTCGCAAGTGCAACACCGAGAACTGCAAGTCTCCACGGTAACACACAGCAGGTCACCACAGTAACACTTTATGGTTTGATGACAGCCAACCTCTCAGAAAGCAGCAGTTAATGTACCATGTGATTCTTCCCACTGTGAGCTGGGTGACCGGAGACTGGGAGGCCTGCAGCGCCTCCTGTGGTCAGACTGGATGGCAGCGGCGCTGGGTGAGCTGCCAGCAAGAGTCCAGCAGCGGAAAGCAGCAGCACTCAGTAAACAGTAGAGTCTGTGGTGAAGACCGACCCGAATCCAAACAAACCTGTAACCGATTCCCCTGCCCTGCTACCTGGAGAGCCGGGCCCTGGACCCCTGTAAGATCCAAAAATCCAAGCAGGAGTCTTTGAATGGACTACCTCAGAACTCATCTTTCTggctttctttctcttcttttttataaaccagAGGAGATGTGGTCCTTAAAAAagaacttctgtttttctgaacTAATCTCTTCTTCAGTCTCTAACATCTGTCTTTTACCCTGAAGTTTATGGGGGTTCTGGATCGCTCTCCTTGTATCTGAACAATCCTAAAGCtttttgcatatattttttcGCTATAGAACCTGTTTTCAAAACTATTATTTTGTGGCTCTTTAAACATTGTTTCCATGTAGTCAGAAggctgaaaagataaaaaacttttttacatTCACAGAACATTCCCATCTGAATGGCCCCTATAATTATCTTGCGGTCAGAATTACTTGAAGATTTTCTTTGTCCAAATAAATTTTGTTCTCTTCCTTCAGATGTATCTCAAGACTCCATCTTTTTGAAATATCTCCAACATTCTTCTAGGCTGTATTTCCATTTTGCTGAATTTAAcctctgtgtttttactgttcCCCTTTCTAAACCCTGATGAACGTGCTGTTTACCTATGTTCAGGTTGCATGTTGCCACTTCTTCCACTCTCCagtgtttatttgtagttttagtttgtttgttacGATCCACTGAAAATCTGATCCTTATTTCTGGGCAGTGTTCAGTTTCTTGTGGAAACGGAACCCAGGAACGTCAGGTTGCGTGTTTAAACCCCGAAGGTTTGCCTGGAAATTGCAGCACTcatcaaccaatcagaacaCGTTCCTGCCAGGCCCCGCCCTGCAGCGGTACGCCTCAGCCAATCATGTGCCTGTATTTAGTAAAAGCTGGGCAGCTGTTGACTGTTACTCACGGTTTGTCTCGCCCTGCAGGTGACCAGAAGAACGCCATCATCCAGTGGTTGTCCAGGTCCAACCCAAACTTCCCAGCTCTGCAGATCTCATcaagtaaaggaaaaaaatatgtatacatCTTCTTCTTCATGCAATCTGAAGAGTCAGGGAAATATGACActgcacagaaacattttacacaactggAAGGGACAACGTGATACCTGCCTTAAGGACTGTCTTTAGTGGACATTTTTTATACATGCTTGTAAAATACATGTGAGACACTCAGAAGCTTAGTTTGTGGAACTTTTTGGTTTCCCAGCATCTGGAGTCACATTCAGTACACCAATAAAAAATACGACAGGGAAGAATTAGGTCCtagtgtgaaatattttaaaatattttatacagTTAAATTCCTCAGAGAATAAATCGTCcacagtcttcttcttcttcctgttatCTCAATCTGGTTGTCAAATCGCCAGCCAATGAGttttgaaagctaaaagctgttCTGATCACCTGATCCTTCTGTCTCCAGAGCAGCGTTGCCGAAGTGACCGCTCTGCAATTTGTCGGATGGAGATGTTGAGTCG
The Kryptolebias marmoratus isolate JLee-2015 unplaced genomic scaffold, ASM164957v2 Scaffold79, whole genome shotgun sequence DNA segment above includes these coding regions:
- the LOC108228995 gene encoding A disintegrin and metalloproteinase with thrombospondin motifs 2 isoform X1 (The sequence of the model RefSeq protein was modified relative to this genomic sequence to represent the inferred CDS: added 561 bases not found in genome assembly), yielding MDKPRYGLLIIVFLLHIDGFSSDHIRRDSDSLRQVLSEFSIIRPIRTDSVGRFLSASVSAHLQRSKRHAFPTKDMSTDSDNVRTQTDAPLPQQASRSGTSSSRRNWTGRNHEGEQEAELFYNVTVFSQELHLRLHPNSRLIAPTATIQWEESGQLRSGPIRDVGCFYTGTVSNMEDTSVAISNCDGLAGMIRTGKDEFFIEPLNQWRPGEEEEDEEGQKHIIYRSSAIIKNRSAINQTQDVNQSSDDFVRGPLFGFLNVTQNVTPSRAGSARRRRYAEMFHIEVLLAVDYSLLLFHGRDHIQKYLLTLMNIVNEIYQDYSLGANINVVLVKIIMLSATKSQELISVRNPHKSLENVCGWSYLQQIEQSDSEQHDHTIYLTRQEFGPFGMQGYAPVTGMCQLHRSCVLVLEDGFSSAFVAAHETGHVLGMEHDGEANDCADDVPLGSIMSPRVQANFYRYHWSRCSWRELHRYLNTYDCLRDDPFDHSWPDQPQLPGFHYSMDQQCRFDFGSGYSLCAAYTAPDPCKQLWCSDYNNPFFCRTKKGPPLDGTKCGPGKHCFKGSCIKLTPSLLKQHGSWGTWSPFGTCSRTCGGGVRFRTRQCDNPPPANGGRTCFGNSYEFQLCSQESCPPLTDFREDQCKDWNPFFEHEGMRHHWLPYQHPDPDQRCRLYCRSKETGAVVSMNRMVHDGTPCSYDDAYSVCVRGECEHVGCDGQIASDQQEDQCGVCGGDTSTCRIVKGNFTRSTRKEGYLKILDIPKGARHLLIQEFKGTPHILAVKNQETGHLFLNDEDELPDSRELIEKGVVWEYNRTGEQESIQTTGPLKYDVLLMVRSHSESKVTVSYKYIIQDDLWSSLESNLVQEDAVLYDWALKKWSHCSKPCGGGTQYTRFGCRRKADGELMERTYCSNINKPRPISRKCNTENCKSPRWVTGDWEACSASCGQTGWQRRWVSCQQESSSGKQQHSVNSRVCGEDRPESKQTCNRFPCPATWRAGPWTPCSVSCGNGTQERQVACLNPEGLPGNCSTHQPIRTRSCQAPPCSGDQKNAIIQWLSRSNPNFPALQISSKQRCRSDRSAICRMEMLSRYCSIPGYRQMCCKSCSERNFSNISSPNSPVNNSSSWKPTTESVMSLTTSSSSDSSDIADDVISDIISDVISTPPPTTKTSTDFVYVDYNDYRDYVVFEEPSFLSAGTTITPTTARRRPYSDKKTPIMHLVTAAPTRTEFLTTTSSDVGDIIVTTTSEGGSLSPSVQVSKKKTNSVDEVQYQIVGMDSEATRKQQNHFVPRIPPFRERTQNQRIQQLLKEKQLQKIRSQTSRTRVTRMDRNH
- the LOC108228995 gene encoding A disintegrin and metalloproteinase with thrombospondin motifs 2 isoform X2 (The sequence of the model RefSeq protein was modified relative to this genomic sequence to represent the inferred CDS: added 561 bases not found in genome assembly), encoding MDKPRYGLLIIVFLLHIDGFSSDHIRRDSDSLRQVLSEFSIIRPIRTDSVGRFLSASVSAHLQRSKRHAFPTKDMSTDSDNVRTQTDAPLPQQASRSGTSSSRRNWTGRNHEGEQEAELFYNVTVFSQELHLRLHPNSRLIAPTATIQWEESGQLRSGPIRDVGCFYTGTVSNMEDTSVAISNCDGLAGMIRTGKDEFFIEPLNQWRPGEEEEDEEGQKHIIYRSSAIIKNRSAINQTQDVNQSSDDFVRGPLFGFLNVTQNVTPSRAGSARRRRYAEMFHIEVLLAVDYSLLLFHGRDHIQKYLLTLMNIVNEIYQDYSLGANINVVLVKIIMLSATKSQELISVRNPHKSLENVCGWSYLQQIEQSDSEQHDHTIYLTRQEFGPFGMQGYAPVTGMCQLHRSCVLVLEDGFSSAFVAAHETGHVLGMEHDGEANDCADDVPLGSIMSPRVQANFYRYHWSRCSWRELHRYLNTYDCLRDDPFDHSWPDQPQLPGFHYSMDQQCRFDFGSGYSLCAAYTAPDPCKQLWCSDYNNPFFCRTKKGPPLDGTKCGPGKHCFKGSCIKLTPSLLKQHGSWGTWSPFGTCSRTCGGGVRFRTRQCDNPPQWRTHLFREQL